One genomic segment of Sanyastnella coralliicola includes these proteins:
- a CDS encoding sensor histidine kinase — protein MTEDLTFLLISGILVFLLLIVGIVAFVIAYQKNLRSHQAEKSLLLSEFQNQLLESQLEISEQTMRQIAQEIHDNVGQRLTMVMHATEKSGDQDLSNILLEIREDLRGISHSLHSSRIAELGLDLALEKECLLVQKTAGLTCHYHPTEERLLLTPQEEVILFRCVQEAINNAIKYAEAKELNVTLAVSDSTLKLEVNDNGIGFEINSKANGLGLTSINERMQMIQGTFEIASKVGSGTTLTFTKEMNHGSD, from the coding sequence ATGACTGAAGATTTAACTTTTCTCCTGATTTCTGGAATATTGGTTTTTCTCCTGCTTATTGTAGGAATAGTGGCGTTTGTAATTGCATATCAAAAAAACCTAAGATCGCACCAAGCTGAGAAGTCGCTTCTGCTATCAGAGTTTCAGAATCAGTTACTCGAATCCCAACTAGAAATCTCCGAACAAACTATGCGCCAAATCGCCCAAGAGATTCACGATAATGTTGGTCAGCGACTTACAATGGTAATGCATGCCACGGAGAAATCAGGCGATCAGGATCTAAGCAACATACTACTAGAAATACGAGAAGATTTAAGAGGAATTTCTCATAGTCTCCATAGCTCCAGAATTGCAGAACTAGGTCTAGACCTTGCCTTGGAGAAAGAATGCCTGCTTGTCCAAAAGACTGCTGGCTTGACTTGTCACTATCACCCGACCGAAGAACGACTATTATTGACACCTCAGGAAGAGGTCATCCTGTTTCGATGTGTGCAAGAGGCCATCAACAATGCTATCAAATACGCTGAAGCCAAAGAATTGAACGTAACGCTTGCTGTTTCGGATTCTACTCTCAAATTAGAAGTTAACGATAACGGGATAGGGTTCGAGATCAATAGCAAAGCAAATGGACTCGGACTTACCAGCATTAATGAACGGATGCAAATGATTCAAGGAACGTTCGAAATTGCCTCCAAAGTTGGCTCTGGTACGACACTCACCTTTACAAAAGAAATGAACCATGGATCAGATTAG
- a CDS encoding response regulator transcription factor: protein MDQIRIAIADDHDLIRNGIAKLVEEYNCEVIFQATNGQDLIDQLANQSVDVVLMDINMPEKDGIKATQEISDNYPNIKVVALTALEDETNTIRMLRAGARAYLLKSSSSEELNRAIRDVFERGYHFSELVSGRLIQNLNKNHESQETSIALELSEREIEFVQYLCTEMTNKEIADKMHVSPRTSEGWRKSLCDKFGVSTRVGIVLFAFRNNLTS, encoded by the coding sequence ATGGATCAGATTAGAATTGCTATCGCCGACGATCACGATTTGATCCGAAATGGCATCGCGAAATTGGTAGAAGAGTATAACTGCGAGGTCATTTTCCAAGCTACCAACGGCCAAGATCTCATCGATCAATTAGCCAACCAATCCGTTGACGTTGTTTTGATGGATATCAATATGCCCGAGAAAGACGGAATAAAAGCAACACAGGAAATCTCTGACAACTACCCTAATATCAAGGTCGTTGCGCTGACGGCTCTGGAAGACGAAACGAATACCATTCGAATGCTGCGTGCAGGGGCTCGTGCTTACCTTCTCAAAAGTTCTTCATCAGAAGAACTGAATCGAGCCATTCGAGATGTGTTTGAACGCGGCTATCATTTCTCCGAACTTGTTTCGGGCAGGCTAATTCAGAACCTGAATAAGAACCACGAAAGCCAAGAAACTTCTATTGCTTTGGAGCTAAGCGAACGTGAAATTGAATTTGTCCAATACTTGTGTACCGAAATGACGAACAAGGAAATTGCTGATAAGATGCACGTTTCGCCACGTACATCTGAGGGGTGGCGCAAAAGTCTATGTGACAAGTTCGGAGTGAGTACTAGAGTGGGGATTGTGTTGTTCGCGTTTCGAAACAATCTTACCAGTTGA
- a CDS encoding putative LPS assembly protein LptD — protein MPTDTLSFTNVEDVPDSTESVDAINSSIFYDAEDSMIFDAINNRVLLYGGAIVKFETLTLTADYVEYDFTNNEACASGVPDSTGVLMGKPVLDDAGQSFTQEYMCYNFRTKQGYSKIAVTQEGDAVFHTNISKRHENEWIHVKGGKFTTCDAENPHYHFHLSKAILIPDEKVVSGPLYMKVRKVPLPLALPFAWFPTKNESSHGVILPGYGNANNLGYFLKDGGYYLPLGRNLDTRLLGDIYSRGSWSIKNLTNYRKRYKYTGSFNISRTVVKQSIPELSDFSKSTEFFVRWQHNQDPKARPNSRFTANINFGTTNNFRNNLNSSQTDYLSNTFSSSIQWNKSFPGKPYSLAVNARHSQNSQTGNVQLTLPGITFNRNRTNLPISKWLGSKVSSNKWYDQIGVTYSANFENFISESQSLFRWDETAQLSRQAQNGIRQTASVSTQARLGFVTFTPSFNYNEYWTFKYLDLVEQNSGDLAADTLNGFRSARDWRVSGSLNTRFYGIKNFRKFKNLKAIRHVVTPQAGLSYVPAVNRNLFYYNTAGDLNSYTTFDAARFRPGSTSEQFNVNFSLANNLEVKVRDKKGKRGATKKQKIIDNYIISGSYNMMADSLNLSNISMRGFTTLWNNISLSANSSHSAYDRDSTGREINTYLSQSQGRLLRLESLTGSVNMNLRSKQRTGTRNTENATEEELEVIERNPGAFVDFNVPWSLNLSYTLNLRRNWNTETQADEDVIAQTVLFRGDFSLFEKWKIGFDSGYDFTEGEFTPTTLNLYWDLHCWELTFNWIPFGVRQSFSIQLNVKSSLLQDLKLQARGGPNGLLF, from the coding sequence GTGCCAACTGACACGCTTTCCTTCACTAACGTGGAAGATGTGCCAGATAGTACAGAAAGTGTAGATGCGATCAATTCAAGCATTTTCTACGATGCTGAGGATTCGATGATCTTTGATGCGATCAATAACCGGGTTCTCTTGTATGGTGGGGCGATTGTGAAGTTTGAAACCCTCACGTTAACGGCTGATTACGTCGAATACGATTTCACGAATAACGAAGCCTGCGCCTCAGGTGTTCCGGATTCAACAGGGGTGTTGATGGGCAAGCCAGTTTTAGATGATGCTGGACAATCGTTCACTCAAGAGTATATGTGTTACAACTTCCGCACCAAGCAAGGCTACAGCAAGATCGCGGTGACACAAGAAGGGGATGCGGTTTTCCATACCAATATTTCGAAAAGACACGAAAACGAATGGATTCATGTCAAAGGAGGGAAGTTCACGACCTGTGATGCTGAGAACCCTCATTACCACTTCCATTTGAGTAAGGCGATTTTGATTCCTGATGAGAAGGTGGTCTCTGGTCCGTTGTATATGAAGGTCAGGAAGGTGCCATTGCCTTTGGCTTTGCCTTTTGCATGGTTCCCAACTAAGAATGAGTCGAGCCATGGGGTGATTCTTCCAGGTTATGGTAATGCGAATAACTTGGGATATTTCTTAAAAGATGGGGGGTATTATCTCCCTCTCGGTCGGAATTTGGATACCCGTCTATTGGGAGATATCTATTCCCGCGGTAGCTGGAGTATTAAAAACCTAACGAATTACCGAAAGCGCTACAAATATACTGGGAGCTTCAACATATCTCGAACGGTAGTGAAACAGAGTATTCCAGAGCTTTCAGACTTCTCGAAGAGTACTGAATTCTTCGTTCGTTGGCAACACAACCAAGACCCGAAAGCTCGTCCGAACAGTCGTTTTACTGCCAACATCAACTTTGGTACGACGAATAACTTCCGGAATAACCTGAACAGCTCGCAGACGGATTACCTCTCGAATACCTTCAGCTCGAGTATACAATGGAATAAGAGCTTCCCAGGGAAACCGTATTCATTGGCCGTAAACGCACGTCACTCACAAAACTCGCAGACGGGAAATGTGCAGTTGACACTGCCAGGAATCACCTTCAACCGCAACCGTACGAACCTACCCATTTCCAAGTGGCTTGGTAGCAAGGTGAGTTCGAATAAGTGGTACGATCAGATTGGTGTGACTTATTCAGCCAACTTCGAGAACTTCATTTCGGAAAGTCAAAGTCTCTTCCGCTGGGATGAAACAGCGCAGTTGAGTCGTCAAGCACAGAATGGAATTCGCCAGACCGCCAGCGTATCTACGCAAGCACGTCTGGGCTTTGTGACCTTCACCCCTTCATTCAACTACAACGAATACTGGACTTTCAAATACCTCGACCTGGTTGAGCAAAATTCAGGAGATCTCGCGGCAGATACTTTGAATGGATTCCGCTCTGCGCGTGATTGGCGTGTGAGTGGTAGCTTGAATACCCGATTCTACGGGATCAAGAACTTCCGCAAGTTCAAGAACTTAAAGGCCATTCGCCACGTGGTAACCCCACAGGCAGGATTGTCATATGTGCCAGCTGTGAACCGCAATCTCTTTTACTACAACACAGCTGGAGACCTGAACTCATATACCACCTTTGATGCGGCTAGATTCCGTCCGGGAAGCACAAGTGAGCAGTTCAACGTGAACTTCTCTTTGGCTAACAACCTTGAGGTGAAGGTGCGCGATAAGAAGGGTAAACGAGGTGCGACGAAGAAGCAGAAGATCATTGATAACTACATCATTTCAGGTAGTTACAATATGATGGCTGATTCATTGAATCTATCGAACATTTCGATGCGTGGATTTACTACGCTTTGGAACAACATCAGCTTGAGCGCGAACAGCAGCCACAGCGCTTACGACCGTGATTCTACCGGACGTGAAATCAACACCTACCTATCCCAATCTCAAGGACGACTGCTACGTCTTGAAAGCTTGACCGGTTCGGTGAACATGAACCTACGAAGCAAGCAGCGCACGGGTACTCGCAATACAGAAAATGCCACAGAGGAAGAACTCGAAGTCATTGAACGCAACCCAGGCGCTTTTGTCGATTTCAATGTGCCTTGGTCGTTGAACCTCAGCTACACGCTCAACTTACGTCGTAACTGGAACACCGAAACCCAGGCAGACGAAGATGTCATCGCCCAAACGGTGCTGTTCCGTGGAGATTTCAGTCTCTTCGAAAAATGGAAAATCGGCTTCGATTCCGGGTACGATTTCACAGAAGGCGAATTCACACCAACCACGCTCAATCTCTACTGGGATCTCCACTGCTGGGAACTCACCTTCAACTGGATTCCATTTGGTGTCCGCCAAAGCTTCAGCATCCAGCTGAATGTGAAGTCATCACTCCTTCAAGACTTGAAGTTGCAAGCGAGGGGTGGGCCGAACGGGCTTCTGTTCTGA
- a CDS encoding N-acetylmuramoyl-L-alanine amidase family protein, translated as MKTHSKRIAILFLALTFGVFVGFTPESPQGVIQTIVLDAGHGGSDPGNLGTGRYKTTEKDITLDVTLRVKKYIEEAFPNVNVILTRDDDSYPTLEKRVEIANTSEADLFLSIHCDAFTKESAHGSGTYVMGMHRSDEALRIAMKENAAIYNEENYQERYSFDPKDPDTYIALTLRQNTYLDQSLKLSQNIQDQFRDRVGRVDRGVRQAGYYVICFTNMPSALVELGFLTNKKEEDFLNTEDGKSYMASAIFRAVRDYKSDIDGIQYSTVEEEGELEEELESEGELELEEGVETATPPSSAWTEKICYKEIKRGVKFQVQIATSSTQVATTPTNFNGLDRVDEYFSNGLYKYAAGSTKKYKHALEMKDVLRNNGFDGAFVIAFKDGERVTLEEAMNEQP; from the coding sequence ATGAAGACGCATAGTAAACGTATAGCGATCCTTTTTCTTGCTCTGACCTTCGGAGTTTTTGTTGGCTTTACGCCAGAATCTCCTCAAGGGGTCATTCAAACTATCGTGCTCGACGCCGGACACGGTGGTAGCGATCCAGGTAACCTGGGAACAGGTCGTTACAAGACCACTGAGAAAGATATTACCCTTGACGTCACCCTCCGTGTCAAGAAATACATCGAGGAAGCTTTCCCGAATGTGAACGTGATTCTAACGCGTGACGATGACTCCTACCCTACGCTCGAAAAACGTGTGGAAATTGCAAACACTTCTGAAGCAGACTTATTCCTTTCGATTCACTGTGATGCCTTCACGAAAGAAAGTGCTCACGGTTCTGGAACCTATGTGATGGGAATGCACCGCTCAGATGAAGCGCTGCGTATTGCCATGAAGGAGAATGCAGCCATCTACAATGAAGAGAACTATCAGGAACGCTACAGCTTTGACCCGAAAGATCCTGATACCTACATCGCATTGACGCTTCGTCAAAATACCTACCTCGATCAAAGCTTGAAGCTTTCGCAAAACATTCAAGACCAATTCCGCGATCGCGTAGGAAGAGTAGACCGTGGCGTTAGACAAGCAGGATACTATGTGATCTGCTTCACCAACATGCCAAGTGCCTTGGTTGAGCTCGGTTTCCTCACCAACAAAAAAGAAGAAGACTTCCTGAACACAGAAGATGGTAAGAGCTACATGGCTTCGGCGATTTTCCGTGCGGTGCGTGATTATAAGTCTGACATTGATGGGATTCAGTATTCCACCGTAGAGGAAGAGGGAGAATTAGAGGAAGAATTAGAATCAGAGGGAGAATTAGAATTAGAGGAAGGAGTTGAAACTGCGACGCCGCCTTCATCGGCTTGGACCGAGAAGATCTGTTACAAGGAGATTAAGCGTGGGGTGAAGTTCCAGGTACAAATTGCTACCTCTTCAACTCAAGTGGCCACTACCCCAACCAACTTTAATGGATTGGATAGAGTGGATGAATATTTCAGCAACGGACTATATAAGTACGCCGCTGGAAGCACTAAGAAATACAAGCATGCCCTTGAGATGAAGGATGTGCTTCGAAATAACGGCTTCGATGGAGCATTTGTGATCGCGTTCAAAGATGGCGAACGGGTGACGCTCGAAGAAGCAATGAACGAACAGCCATAA
- a CDS encoding MlaD family protein, translated as MKGVSKEFKIGVIVVVSLTLLIFGINYLKGINIFVQQRTFFAVYDDVDGLSVANPVILNGFKIGQVKTVGFHPKGDGSLMVEFSIDQKDLNVPVDSKAKIFSSDLFGSKAIQIIMGDSTLMANPKDTLESEIEMGLAESVRLELMPLKNKTDELIAGVDDIVENLKTVFDDDATQGLPKVFESLQRTMETLEKTTLRLDETIANNSDRIDGIFADVHSITTNLKSNNEKLNNIISNFDTVSDSLAKLELSTTLKKADVALGEFADIMTKINEGEGTMAQLINNDSLHTSLLNTNQELQYLINDLYMNPWRYVHVSIFGKKPKEKFSRRELEQLRELIDEQLDEPSSEE; from the coding sequence TTGAAAGGCGTCTCTAAAGAATTTAAAATTGGTGTGATCGTGGTGGTGAGCCTTACCCTGCTCATCTTCGGGATCAACTACCTCAAGGGAATCAACATCTTCGTTCAGCAACGAACCTTCTTCGCTGTGTACGATGACGTCGATGGATTGAGTGTGGCCAATCCGGTAATCTTGAACGGATTTAAAATCGGTCAAGTGAAAACTGTTGGATTCCACCCGAAGGGTGATGGATCACTGATGGTTGAATTCAGCATTGATCAGAAAGACCTCAACGTTCCGGTAGACTCAAAAGCCAAGATCTTTAGCTCTGACCTGTTTGGATCGAAAGCAATTCAGATCATTATGGGTGATTCCACCTTGATGGCCAATCCAAAAGACACTTTGGAGTCTGAGATTGAAATGGGCCTCGCTGAATCCGTTCGACTTGAGTTGATGCCGTTGAAGAACAAGACCGATGAATTGATCGCCGGTGTTGACGACATCGTAGAAAACTTGAAGACGGTATTTGACGATGACGCTACGCAAGGACTTCCGAAAGTATTCGAAAGTCTACAGCGTACGATGGAGACCTTAGAGAAAACGACCCTTCGTCTCGACGAAACCATCGCTAACAATAGCGACCGTATTGATGGCATCTTCGCCGATGTGCACTCCATTACAACGAACCTCAAATCAAATAACGAGAAGCTGAACAACATCATCTCGAACTTTGATACCGTGAGTGATAGCCTCGCGAAACTCGAACTTTCTACTACCCTGAAAAAGGCTGATGTAGCCCTTGGTGAATTCGCGGATATCATGACGAAGATCAACGAAGGTGAAGGCACAATGGCCCAGCTGATCAACAATGATTCATTGCATACATCCCTGCTGAATACAAATCAGGAACTGCAATACCTCATCAATGATCTTTACATGAACCCTTGGCGATACGTTCATGTTTCTATCTTTGGCAAGAAACCGAAGGAGAAATTCTCTAGACGTGAACTCGAACAGCTTCGTGAATTGATTGACGAGCAGCTTGACGAACCGTCATCGGAAGAGTAA
- a CDS encoding (Fe-S)-binding protein, producing MIAQIAFVLVFAAGIFLFARRVREIRRNISIGQAVDRTDRKNERWRTMTMVALGQSKMVARPIAGFLHLLVYVGFVLINIEVLEIVLDGITGHHRLFASFGGGVYDALIGAFEILAALVLIACVVFLIRRNVINIRRFRMKEMDGWPKSDANIILVAEVLLMFALLSMNACDALLQGKVAELMAAGQEIPEALSHYIEAGSFPVSSMLQPLYAGMDVDGLIMTERFMWWFHIIGILAFLVYVPYSKHFHIIMAFPNTWYSKLEPKGQMTNMEAVTNEVKLMLDPSADPYAAPPADAAPVKFGAKDVQDLTWKQLFDSYTCTECGRCSSECPANQTGKLLSPRKIMMDTRDRLEEVGKNIQSDGSIKDDGKSLLRDYISEEELWACTTCNACTEACPVNIDPVSIILDLRRHLIMEESKSPESITSMFNNVENNGAPWAFPAADRGKWIEELNA from the coding sequence ATGATCGCTCAAATCGCATTTGTGCTTGTATTCGCTGCAGGCATCTTCCTCTTTGCACGACGGGTGCGAGAGATCAGACGTAACATTAGTATTGGACAAGCAGTCGACCGCACGGATCGCAAGAACGAGCGTTGGCGCACAATGACCATGGTAGCCCTAGGGCAATCGAAAATGGTTGCTCGTCCAATCGCTGGATTCCTCCACCTCTTGGTGTACGTAGGGTTCGTCTTAATCAACATTGAAGTACTAGAGATCGTCCTTGACGGTATTACTGGACATCACCGACTCTTCGCGAGTTTCGGCGGCGGTGTTTACGACGCGCTCATTGGAGCCTTTGAGATTCTTGCTGCGCTGGTATTGATTGCCTGTGTGGTTTTCTTGATCCGACGAAACGTGATCAACATTCGCCGTTTCCGTATGAAGGAAATGGACGGATGGCCGAAGTCAGACGCCAACATCATTCTTGTAGCAGAAGTGCTCTTGATGTTTGCTCTGTTGAGCATGAATGCCTGCGACGCTTTGCTGCAAGGGAAAGTGGCTGAACTGATGGCTGCAGGACAAGAAATCCCTGAGGCACTTTCACATTACATTGAAGCTGGGTCGTTCCCTGTCAGCTCTATGCTGCAACCGCTGTACGCTGGTATGGACGTTGACGGTCTGATCATGACTGAGCGCTTCATGTGGTGGTTCCACATTATCGGAATCCTCGCCTTCCTTGTGTACGTGCCTTACTCTAAGCACTTCCACATTATCATGGCGTTCCCAAATACTTGGTACAGCAAGCTGGAACCTAAGGGACAAATGACCAACATGGAAGCAGTGACCAACGAGGTGAAGCTGATGCTTGACCCTTCTGCTGATCCGTACGCAGCGCCACCCGCTGATGCGGCTCCTGTGAAATTCGGAGCGAAGGATGTGCAAGACTTGACATGGAAGCAGTTGTTCGACTCATACACTTGTACTGAGTGTGGTCGATGCTCAAGTGAGTGTCCTGCGAACCAAACAGGAAAACTACTTTCTCCACGTAAGATCATGATGGATACACGTGATCGACTGGAAGAAGTTGGAAAGAATATTCAAAGCGATGGCAGCATCAAAGACGACGGCAAGTCGCTGCTTCGCGATTACATCTCTGAAGAAGAATTGTGGGCGTGTACTACATGTAATGCTTGTACAGAAGCTTGTCCGGTCAACATTGATCCGGTAAGCATCATCCTTGATCTACGTCGTCACTTGATCATGGAAGAATCGAAATCACCGGAATCGATCACGTCTATGTTTAACAACGTAGAAAACAACGGAGCACCATGGGCCTTCCCTGCTGCTGATCGAGGAAAGTGGATCGAAGAACTTAACGCGTAA
- a CDS encoding (Fe-S)-binding protein encodes MAEHITVPTVAQLVSAGEVPEILFWVGCSGSFDDRAKKITKAIVRILHHAGVKYAVLGAEETCTGDPAKRAGNEFLFQMQAMQNIMVLNGYEIKKIVTGCPHCFNILKNEYPELGGNYEVMHHTQLINDLIKEGKLAIKGGESFKGRRITFHDPCYLGRANDVYEAPREALQALDAELVEMRRCKQKGLCCGAGGAQMFKEAEPGNKEVNVERTEDALEVKPNVIATGCPFCNTMMTDGVKNFEKEDSVEVKDVAELIAEAADLLPS; translated from the coding sequence ATGGCTGAACATATTACTGTACCAACCGTAGCGCAATTGGTCAGCGCTGGAGAAGTGCCTGAAATCCTATTCTGGGTAGGCTGCTCTGGAAGTTTTGATGACCGCGCAAAGAAAATCACCAAAGCGATCGTTCGCATTCTTCATCATGCAGGTGTCAAGTACGCCGTGCTTGGTGCAGAAGAAACGTGTACCGGTGATCCTGCAAAGCGAGCTGGAAATGAATTCCTTTTCCAGATGCAAGCCATGCAGAACATCATGGTCTTGAACGGCTATGAAATCAAGAAGATCGTCACTGGTTGTCCGCACTGCTTCAACATCTTGAAGAACGAATACCCCGAGCTCGGAGGTAACTACGAGGTCATGCACCATACACAGCTCATTAACGACCTGATCAAAGAAGGAAAGCTTGCGATCAAAGGCGGTGAATCTTTCAAAGGTCGTCGTATCACATTCCACGATCCTTGTTACTTAGGACGTGCAAATGATGTGTACGAAGCTCCTCGTGAAGCGCTGCAAGCCTTGGATGCTGAGCTCGTTGAAATGCGCCGTTGTAAGCAGAAAGGATTATGCTGTGGTGCCGGTGGTGCTCAGATGTTCAAAGAAGCGGAACCTGGCAACAAAGAGGTGAACGTAGAGCGCACTGAAGATGCGCTTGAAGTGAAGCCGAACGTGATTGCTACGGGTTGTCCGTTCTGTAACACCATGATGACTGATGGTGTGAAGAATTTCGAAAAAGAAGACAGTGTAGAAGTAAAGGATGTGGCAGAGCTGATTGCTGAAGCTGCAGACCTCCTTCCATCCTAA
- the fabG gene encoding 3-oxoacyl-[acyl-carrier-protein] reductase codes for MKLLEGKVAIITGASRGIGKGIAESFVAHGAKVAFTYLSSEEKARALEAELSANGGEAKGFRSDASKFDEAQKLVEEVVAHFGTVDILINNAGITRDTLLMRMSEEQWDEVMEINLKSCFNLTKGVLRTMLKARSGSIINMSSVVGVKGNAGQANYAASKAGILGFTKSVAAELGSRNIRCNAIAPGFIETEMTGALDEKVVQEWREAIPLKRGGSPEDVANLAIFLASDMSAYITGQTINVDGGMLM; via the coding sequence ATGAAATTACTTGAAGGAAAGGTGGCGATCATCACTGGTGCCTCTCGCGGTATCGGAAAAGGAATCGCTGAATCTTTTGTTGCCCATGGGGCTAAAGTCGCTTTTACTTACCTCTCTAGCGAGGAAAAGGCGCGTGCCCTTGAAGCTGAGCTCTCTGCCAATGGCGGAGAAGCGAAAGGTTTCCGCTCAGATGCTTCGAAATTCGATGAAGCACAGAAGCTTGTAGAAGAGGTAGTTGCCCACTTCGGTACGGTAGATATTCTAATCAACAACGCTGGAATCACTCGTGATACACTCTTGATGCGAATGAGCGAAGAGCAGTGGGACGAAGTAATGGAGATTAACTTGAAGTCTTGTTTCAACCTGACAAAGGGTGTGTTGCGCACAATGCTGAAAGCGCGTAGCGGTAGCATCATCAACATGAGCTCTGTGGTTGGAGTAAAAGGAAACGCTGGACAAGCAAACTACGCAGCATCAAAGGCTGGAATCCTCGGATTCACGAAGTCTGTAGCTGCGGAGCTTGGTTCTCGTAATATCCGTTGCAATGCGATTGCTCCGGGATTCATTGAAACAGAAATGACAGGCGCCTTGGATGAGAAGGTAGTACAGGAATGGCGTGAAGCAATTCCATTAAAGCGTGGTGGTTCGCCTGAAGACGTTGCCAACCTCGCCATCTTCCTTGCATCAGACATGAGCGCATATATCACTGGTCAGACGATCAACGTCGACGGTGGAATGTTGATGTAA
- a CDS encoding prohibitin family protein, whose protein sequence is MANNPNTRLLKFGIPVIAGIVILVVFWSSFTVTIPSGHAGLMFHTFGSGINTEEAPLGQGFHFKAPWNKVIQYEVRQQQRMEHLSVLSSNLLKIEMDLTVFFQPIYNKLGYLEVERSKDYQDKVIVPAMRSVAREVIAKYLPEEINTTKREQIQNEITSALAAKFEDNYVQLNDVLLRNIKLPPKLEEAIERKLQQEQESLEYEFRIEKARKEAERKRIEATGIRDFQDIVSDGVTDDLLKWKGIEATQALAESENAKVIVIGSGEDGLPIILGGN, encoded by the coding sequence ATGGCGAACAATCCTAATACACGACTCTTGAAATTCGGGATACCTGTTATTGCTGGTATCGTGATTCTTGTGGTCTTTTGGTCATCCTTTACTGTTACTATCCCCTCGGGTCATGCTGGATTGATGTTCCACACATTTGGTAGTGGTATCAATACAGAAGAAGCTCCGCTCGGACAAGGATTCCATTTTAAAGCTCCTTGGAATAAAGTGATTCAATACGAGGTCCGACAGCAGCAGCGTATGGAACATTTGAGTGTCCTCTCATCGAATCTTTTGAAGATTGAGATGGACTTGACTGTGTTCTTTCAACCGATATACAATAAGCTAGGTTACTTGGAAGTTGAACGTTCTAAGGATTATCAAGATAAAGTGATCGTTCCAGCTATGCGGTCAGTTGCCCGTGAAGTCATTGCCAAGTATTTACCTGAAGAGATCAATACAACCAAGCGCGAGCAGATTCAGAATGAGATTACCTCCGCCTTAGCTGCAAAATTTGAAGACAATTACGTCCAGTTGAATGACGTACTTCTTCGCAACATCAAGCTACCGCCGAAATTGGAAGAAGCCATTGAACGGAAACTACAGCAAGAGCAAGAAAGCTTAGAGTATGAATTCCGCATTGAAAAAGCGAGAAAAGAAGCAGAACGCAAACGCATCGAAGCAACTGGGATTCGTGATTTCCAAGACATCGTATCTGATGGTGTAACAGATGATCTACTCAAGTGGAAAGGAATCGAAGCCACCCAAGCACTTGCTGAATCCGAAAATGCGAAGGTCATTGTCATCGGTTCAGGTGAAGACGGGTTGCCGATTATTTTAGGAGGAAACTAG
- a CDS encoding YdcF family protein, with protein sequence MERSWRSKRRIRRLAIVLGVIVLLGALHKPILRGMGSFLIAEDPKTPSSALIVLGGNSFERGIEAAKLYEEGLADHIVCTGGNIPTVLSALDNEMYESEVTRIYLGNNNVPIEKITALTGSTSTKEESYEVREWCDANNVESITVISSSFHLRRVRMVFEEAFEDSNTKVYYRGASPQNYEVEEWWKAEGGLIFVFNEYAKYAYYLIKF encoded by the coding sequence ATGGAAAGAAGCTGGCGCTCTAAACGACGAATTCGAAGACTTGCTATTGTGTTGGGAGTGATTGTGCTCCTTGGGGCTTTACACAAACCTATTCTGCGTGGAATGGGGTCTTTTTTGATTGCAGAAGATCCGAAGACGCCGAGTTCGGCTTTGATTGTCTTGGGTGGAAATAGCTTTGAACGTGGGATTGAAGCAGCGAAGCTGTATGAAGAAGGCTTAGCTGATCACATCGTTTGTACCGGAGGAAACATCCCTACGGTGCTTTCTGCACTCGACAACGAGATGTACGAATCAGAAGTAACCAGAATCTACCTGGGGAACAATAACGTGCCTATAGAAAAGATTACGGCCCTTACGGGAAGCACTAGCACCAAAGAGGAGTCATACGAGGTCAGAGAATGGTGTGATGCCAATAACGTCGAATCAATTACAGTCATCTCCAGCTCGTTTCATTTGAGAAGGGTACGCATGGTCTTTGAAGAAGCGTTCGAAGACAGCAACACCAAGGTCTACTATCGAGGAGCCTCACCTCAGAATTACGAAGTCGAAGAATGGTGGAAAGCCGAAGGCGGATTGATCTTCGTGTTTAACGAATATGCGAAGTACGCGTACTATCTGATTAAGTTCTAG
- the rpmB gene encoding 50S ribosomal protein L28, whose translation MARVCQLTGKRMMVGNNVSHSNRKTKRRFYPNLVDKKFYIPSEDRWVKLRISTSALRTVNKIGIEEAIKRAKTEGVYTGE comes from the coding sequence ATGGCACGAGTATGTCAGCTTACTGGAAAGCGAATGATGGTAGGAAACAACGTTTCCCACTCGAACCGTAAAACGAAGCGCCGTTTTTACCCAAACCTTGTAGATAAGAAATTCTACATCCCATCTGAGGATCGTTGGGTGAAACTACGTATTTCAACTTCAGCACTTCGCACCGTGAATAAGATCGGTATCGAAGAAGCGATTAAGCGCGCTAAGACTGAAGGAGTATACACTGGAGAGTAA